In [Leptolyngbya] sp. PCC 7376, a genomic segment contains:
- a CDS encoding co-chaperone YbbN, translated as MSGSVLEITDSQFDQEVLASDQDILVYFWANWCGPCRLVSPSVSWAAQEYGDRLKVVKLEIDPNPDAVAKCQVEGVPALRFFKAKEIVASHEGAITKQGLQTFVEAQL; from the coding sequence GTGAGTGGCAGCGTTTTAGAAATCACCGATTCTCAGTTTGATCAGGAAGTCCTTGCTAGTGATCAAGATATTTTGGTCTATTTTTGGGCAAACTGGTGTGGTCCCTGTCGTCTGGTGTCCCCTTCTGTCAGCTGGGCGGCTCAAGAATATGGCGATCGCCTCAAGGTTGTGAAGCTAGAGATCGACCCGAATCCTGATGCTGTTGCGAAATGCCAAGTAGAAGGTGTCCCAGCACTACGTTTTTTTAAGGCAAAAGAAATCGTCGCGAGCCACGAAGGCGCGATTACGAAACAAGGGTTACAGACATTTGTCGAAGCACAACTTTAA
- a CDS encoding CHAT domain-containing protein, translating to MLMRPSVFAAVLKSCAILSFAGGLWIAAPSLAETERDYLLNEQGELTADDEQLDSGHYLDAYAVDTVPDQNLVILLGSDDFDSYLYVFDEEWNKLAENDNYQDTHSGLILDNPNGGKINIVPSSHDPNQLGVYYLTVRDASDVETAYLDAEKLSTEALALYEEGSESSLRQAEEKWLTALELFQQVKNVAWQASTLNKLGLVSDLLGEKDVALERYEASLALHQEAENPPGEAAALNNIGHLYSSTGDKQKALEFYTTALTLMREIGDRQWEGTALNNIGAVHHALGELEIALEYYEESLPILREVGNRSGEARTLSSVGAIYDVLGDRQKALDHHALALAIYSEINDRNGEATALNNLGTVYDDLGEEDLALEYYEASVVLSREAGERLGEARTLGNIGGIYRNRGEYEKAVEYLLEALPLLQAIGDRFGEATTLSDIGLIFLDVGRPERALEYYEQALPITQDTGNRPGEASVLNRLGRLYAEQDELAKAIDYFQESLTLSQAMGDRPGQALQFYNIAYFERQQNNTEIAVTAIESAIEIVEDLRVKVASPELRQSYFATVQFYYELYIELLMEQEAKNPNQGYAQKAFLASEQSRARTLLDLLTEANADIREGVDPDLLAQEKELLATLDLVEKARVSILNDPKSTSTEKKEADENLAITTSIYKDLQTEIRLASPKYANLKYPEPLSVEELQQNILDDDTVLFQYSLHRNKSYLWAISKDDFVSYELANLGTLQTAIEQVRQNITSIRLNLPPHLERVRTQQRLNAIQTLSELVLAPALDELDKKRLVIVADEDLHFIPFSVLSLSGQEYNPLGDRHEIVNVPSVSALESLRVNENTPIQSDASLAMIADPVFNNQDCRLDGGAPICDNPTSDPDPTFASGQTLDSLALKRSAKGFDDVNWDRLLGTRTEAQSILNLLAQQSGDTLQAFDFDANRDLMTGDRLEDYDLIHIATHGFLNTVEPELSGIVFSLVDQNENPQNGFLRLNDVFNLKLNASLVVLSACQTGLGDQVKGEGLVGLSRGFMYAGVPRLIVSLWQVDDAATAEFMTRFYRLLLKENLAPAAALQQTQREMRTETEWQHPFYWAAFIFQGDWQ from the coding sequence ATGTTGATGCGCCCTTCAGTTTTCGCTGCCGTCTTAAAATCCTGTGCCATCCTAAGTTTTGCTGGTGGATTATGGATTGCTGCTCCAAGCCTTGCAGAAACAGAACGTGATTATCTTCTTAATGAGCAGGGTGAACTCACGGCCGATGATGAACAGTTAGATAGTGGTCATTATCTTGATGCGTATGCAGTGGATACTGTCCCAGATCAAAATTTAGTCATTCTTTTGGGAAGTGATGATTTTGATAGCTATCTCTATGTGTTTGATGAGGAGTGGAATAAGCTTGCTGAAAATGACAACTATCAAGACACTCACTCTGGTTTGATCCTGGACAATCCAAATGGCGGCAAGATTAACATCGTTCCCTCTAGCCATGACCCAAATCAGTTGGGTGTTTACTATTTAACTGTTCGAGATGCGTCTGATGTTGAAACTGCCTATTTAGACGCAGAAAAGTTGTCTACAGAGGCGCTTGCTTTATATGAGGAAGGATCGGAAAGTTCCTTACGGCAGGCTGAGGAGAAATGGCTGACGGCCTTAGAACTCTTCCAGCAGGTGAAAAATGTGGCGTGGCAAGCCAGTACGCTTAATAAACTGGGTCTCGTCTCAGATTTACTCGGCGAAAAGGATGTTGCATTGGAGCGATACGAAGCATCTCTGGCTTTGCATCAGGAAGCAGAAAATCCGCCTGGTGAGGCCGCAGCTTTAAATAATATTGGTCATTTATATTCCAGTACTGGCGACAAGCAAAAAGCATTGGAGTTTTATACGACAGCCTTAACGTTGATGCGAGAAATCGGCGATCGCCAATGGGAGGGGACAGCCTTAAATAATATTGGTGCTGTGCACCATGCTTTGGGAGAACTAGAAATTGCCCTCGAATATTACGAAGAATCGCTGCCTATTCTGCGGGAAGTGGGTAATCGTAGCGGCGAAGCACGTACCCTTAGCAGCGTTGGGGCAATTTATGACGTGTTGGGAGATCGCCAAAAAGCTCTAGATCATCATGCTCTAGCATTAGCGATTTATAGCGAAATTAATGACCGTAACGGAGAAGCGACTGCGCTTAATAATCTCGGTACTGTCTACGATGATCTGGGTGAGGAAGACCTTGCCCTGGAATACTATGAGGCTTCTGTTGTCTTATCTCGTGAAGCTGGTGAGCGTTTAGGGGAAGCGCGTACCCTCGGTAATATTGGTGGCATTTATCGTAATCGTGGTGAATACGAAAAAGCTGTGGAGTATCTCCTCGAAGCGCTACCGCTCTTGCAAGCAATTGGCGATCGCTTTGGAGAGGCCACGACGCTGAGTGATATCGGACTGATTTTTCTTGACGTTGGTCGGCCAGAGCGGGCGCTGGAATATTACGAGCAGGCGCTTCCCATTACGCAGGACACAGGTAACCGTCCCGGAGAAGCCAGTGTTTTAAATCGTCTCGGTCGTCTCTATGCAGAACAGGATGAGTTGGCTAAGGCAATTGATTATTTTCAAGAATCTTTAACTCTGTCCCAAGCGATGGGCGATCGCCCTGGGCAAGCGTTGCAGTTTTACAATATTGCCTATTTTGAACGACAGCAGAACAACACGGAAATAGCTGTCACCGCCATTGAATCGGCCATTGAAATCGTCGAAGATTTAAGGGTGAAAGTGGCTAGTCCCGAGCTGCGGCAGTCATACTTTGCAACGGTTCAATTTTATTACGAGCTGTATATTGAGCTGCTGATGGAGCAGGAAGCCAAAAATCCGAACCAAGGCTATGCGCAGAAAGCGTTTTTGGCGAGTGAACAATCCCGTGCCCGTACCCTCCTCGATCTGCTGACCGAAGCGAATGCTGATATTCGGGAGGGGGTAGACCCAGATTTGCTGGCACAAGAGAAAGAGTTATTGGCGACGCTAGATTTGGTGGAGAAAGCGCGAGTCTCCATCTTGAATGATCCGAAGAGCACATCCACAGAGAAAAAAGAAGCAGATGAGAATTTGGCGATCACCACGAGTATTTATAAAGACCTCCAGACTGAGATTCGACTTGCTAGTCCGAAATATGCCAATCTCAAATACCCGGAACCTCTTTCAGTAGAAGAGTTACAGCAAAATATTCTGGATGATGATACGGTGCTGTTTCAATATTCGCTCCACCGTAACAAGAGTTACCTGTGGGCGATTAGTAAAGATGATTTTGTCAGCTATGAGCTTGCTAATCTCGGTACCTTGCAAACTGCGATTGAGCAGGTGCGCCAAAATATTACGAGCATTCGCCTCAATCTCCCGCCCCACCTAGAACGTGTTCGTACGCAACAACGCCTGAATGCGATCCAAACCCTCAGTGAATTGGTGCTTGCTCCTGCCCTTGATGAGCTGGATAAAAAACGATTGGTAATTGTCGCGGACGAAGATTTGCACTTTATTCCCTTCAGTGTGCTCAGTCTCAGTGGTCAGGAATATAATCCCCTTGGCGATCGCCACGAAATCGTCAATGTACCTTCCGTGTCTGCGCTGGAAAGTTTGCGGGTGAATGAAAATACACCGATTCAATCAGATGCTTCCCTCGCGATGATTGCGGATCCGGTATTTAATAACCAAGATTGTCGCCTGGATGGTGGAGCACCAATTTGTGACAATCCAACTTCTGATCCAGATCCAACATTTGCCTCTGGTCAGACCCTCGATTCCCTTGCCCTAAAACGGTCTGCAAAGGGCTTTGATGATGTGAATTGGGATCGATTGCTCGGTACACGCACCGAAGCCCAAAGTATTTTAAATTTGCTCGCCCAACAGTCTGGAGATACCTTACAAGCCTTTGATTTTGATGCGAATCGAGATCTGATGACAGGCGATCGTCTGGAGGATTATGACTTAATTCACATTGCGACCCACGGCTTTTTGAATACTGTGGAGCCCGAATTATCCGGTATTGTCTTTTCGCTAGTTGACCAAAATGAAAATCCCCAAAATGGTTTTTTGCGGCTGAATGATGTCTTTAATCTCAAACTGAATGCCAGCTTAGTGGTACTGAGTGCTTGCCAAACGGGATTAGGCGATCAAGTCAAAGGAGAAGGTTTGGTCGGCCTGAGTCGTGGCTTTATGTATGCGGGTGTACCTCGTTTGATTGTGAGTTTGTGGCAGGTGGATGATGCTGCTACTGCCGAATTTATGACGCGTTTTTATCGTCTATTACTCAAAGAAAATCTTGCCCCGGCGGCGGCTCTCCAACAAACCCAACGGGAGATGCGCACCGAAACGGAATGGCAACATCCGTTTTATTGGGCAGCGTTTATTTTCCAAGGGGATTGGCAGTAA
- a CDS encoding PspA/IM30 family protein: MGFLDRLGRVVKANLNDMVSKAEDPEKVLEQAVQDMGENLVQLRQSVARAIAAQKKTEQQYNKNQIEATNWQKRAELAIGKGDEALAREALVRKKTFADTAATLQQQLAQQTQQVDTLKENLIALESKIQEAKTKKDMLKARANAAKANAQLQNTMNNIDTSSAMGAFERMEDKIMELEAQSESINVLGSSNLEQQFAALEASSSVDDELAMLKAAQNPTPALTGTETADTPSEPQDSTAAEADFSEVDAELEALRAQMKNI; the protein is encoded by the coding sequence ATGGGATTTTTAGATCGTCTTGGTCGTGTTGTTAAAGCGAACCTCAATGATATGGTCAGCAAGGCTGAAGACCCTGAGAAGGTTCTCGAGCAAGCCGTGCAAGACATGGGCGAAAATTTGGTGCAATTGCGCCAGTCCGTTGCCCGGGCGATCGCCGCACAGAAAAAGACAGAACAGCAATACAACAAAAATCAAATTGAAGCGACCAATTGGCAAAAGCGTGCTGAACTGGCAATCGGAAAAGGTGATGAAGCCCTTGCCCGTGAAGCCCTAGTTCGTAAAAAGACCTTTGCCGACACTGCCGCAACCCTCCAACAGCAATTAGCTCAGCAGACTCAGCAGGTTGACACCCTTAAGGAAAACCTTATTGCCCTCGAAAGCAAAATCCAAGAGGCAAAAACAAAGAAAGATATGCTTAAGGCTCGGGCCAATGCAGCTAAGGCCAATGCCCAACTCCAAAACACCATGAACAACATCGACACCAGCAGTGCGATGGGTGCTTTCGAGCGAATGGAAGACAAGATTATGGAGCTAGAAGCCCAGTCCGAATCTATTAATGTTCTTGGGAGTTCCAACCTAGAGCAACAGTTTGCAGCCTTAGAAGCATCAAGTTCTGTGGATGATGAACTGGCAATGCTAAAAGCAGCTCAGAATCCAACCCCTGCCCTTACTGGCACAGAAACAGCCGATACGCCCAGTGAACCACAGGATTCTACTGCTGCTGAAGCAGACTTTTCTGAGGTTGATGCGGAGCTAGAAGCACTCAGAGCTCAGATGAAAAATATTTAA
- a CDS encoding DUF6737 family protein, with protein MQQQPETEKFDVWEYKPWWCQPWSILLTGNGAIAGSWLLFHRYWLTSIVAIPLGAWMIFFILVYPKMMAEMSINEPTSH; from the coding sequence ATGCAGCAACAACCAGAGACTGAAAAGTTTGATGTGTGGGAATACAAACCATGGTGGTGCCAGCCTTGGTCAATTTTGCTCACGGGTAATGGGGCGATCGCCGGAAGTTGGTTACTCTTCCATCGCTATTGGCTAACAAGCATTGTTGCCATTCCATTGGGGGCATGGATGATATTTTTCATTCTGGTTTATCCCAAAATGATGGCGGAGATGAGCATTAATGAGCCCACTTCACACTAG
- the ispE gene encoding 4-(cytidine 5'-diphospho)-2-C-methyl-D-erythritol kinase: protein MSGYILTAPAKINLYLEILGDRPDGFHELVMVMQTIGLRDRIEVKSQRGSGINLYCQHPQVPLNESNIAYRAAQLMMSRFPKAYDKFGGVDITIEKNIPVAAGLAGGSGNGAAVLVGLNLLWQLGLTQPDLQELAAELGSDVPFCIGGGTAIATGRGEILDPLPDLDGIPVVLAKYSNIAVSTPWAYQTYRKQFEEGYLPDDDSWQARMKQIHSGGLIQAIQQKNIEAIAAELYNDLEKVVLPEFPQVKKLRDCFAKHGAIGTMMSGSGPSVFALCNSVTEANNLKTAVAAELNDADLDLWVTHISCHGINATLIE from the coding sequence ATGTCCGGTTACATTTTGACTGCCCCCGCGAAAATTAATCTCTATCTCGAAATCTTGGGCGATCGCCCGGACGGCTTCCATGAGCTCGTGATGGTAATGCAGACAATTGGTCTCCGTGATCGCATTGAAGTCAAATCCCAGCGTGGTAGCGGCATCAATTTATATTGCCAACATCCCCAAGTGCCCCTCAATGAAAGTAATATCGCCTATCGTGCTGCTCAACTGATGATGAGTCGTTTTCCGAAGGCCTATGACAAGTTTGGTGGCGTCGATATCACTATCGAAAAAAATATTCCAGTAGCGGCAGGTTTAGCCGGAGGATCGGGGAACGGTGCAGCGGTATTGGTCGGATTGAATTTGCTCTGGCAATTGGGATTGACCCAGCCTGATTTACAAGAATTGGCTGCTGAACTGGGATCTGATGTGCCGTTTTGTATTGGTGGAGGCACGGCGATCGCCACGGGGCGTGGTGAAATTCTCGACCCGTTGCCTGATTTAGACGGCATTCCAGTTGTGCTCGCGAAATATAGCAATATTGCCGTTTCAACTCCATGGGCTTACCAAACCTACCGCAAGCAATTTGAAGAAGGCTATCTACCCGACGACGACAGTTGGCAGGCACGCATGAAGCAAATCCATTCCGGCGGACTAATTCAGGCGATTCAACAGAAAAATATCGAGGCGATCGCCGCTGAACTCTACAATGACCTCGAAAAAGTTGTCTTGCCCGAATTTCCCCAGGTCAAAAAATTACGCGATTGTTTCGCAAAACATGGAGCGATCGGCACAATGATGTCTGGCTCTGGCCCTAGTGTGTTTGCTCTCTGTAATTCCGTCACAGAAGCCAATAATCTCAAAACAGCAGTCGCCGCAGAACTTAATGATGCCGATTTAGATCTCTGGGTGACTCACATCTCTTGTCATGGCATTAATGCAACACTCATCGAATAA